The Bryobacteraceae bacterium genomic sequence CGCAGATCATGAAAAGGATGAAGGCGATGAACGGCAGCCCTCCCATCTGGAAGATGCCCCACTTCGCCAGGAATCCGAAATAGTAGCCTTGCTGCGCCTCGACGGCGGTGCGCAGGCTGAGCGTATTGTAGATGAGCAGCGGAGCGGCGATGGCGAGCGCGAGGGGCAATTCGTAGCTGATCATCTGCGCCGAGGCGCGCAGACCGCCAAGAAGCGCGTATTTGTTGTTCGAAGACCAGCCGGCGAGCGCGATGCCGTAGACGCCCAGGCCGGACGCGGCCAGGAGCACCAGCACGCTGATGTTCAGGTCGGTAAGTTCCATGCGCGTCCGGACGCCGAACACTTCGATTTCCGGACCGAACGGGATCACCGCGATGCCCACCAGCGCAGTCGCCACCGATAACACCGGCGCGAGCAGGTAGAAGAACTTATTCACGTGGGAAGGCATCATGTCTTCCTTGGTGATCAGCTTGACCGTATCCACCAGCGGCTGCCAGAAACCGAACGGACCCACGCGATTCGGACCCACGCGCACTTGCACGTGCGCGATCACCTTGCGCTCCACCAACTGAATGTAGGCGAGCGCCGTCAGGAAGACGAAAGCAACCAGCCCCGTCTTGATGAGACTCAGCAGATAGAAATTCATTTGCTTTGGTAGAGCGCGCCGGGCGCCTCCATCACCGAGGCGAGCGACTTCGAATATCGCCCGAGCGCTCCCGATGTGAATAGTGTTTCGCCGAAGGAACGGATCAACTCGGGCCGCTGCTCAACCTCCACGCGGCCATTGACCGGCGCGGTGGCGGCGGCTCCTCCCGTTGCGATGACAGGCAAAGGAACATTATAACCACGCACCTTGGCGCGGATCTCTTCAAAAATCTTCTCCGGATTGGCCTGACCCATGGAGAGCCCCATGGCGCGCGCGACGAGCGCGAAAATGTCGAGGTCCGGCTTGGCGCCCATGACGGCGGCGGCCTTGTGGAGGCGCTGAATTTCGCCCGTGCCGTTGGTGACCGTGCCGTGCTTCTCGTAGAGAGAAGCTCCGGGCAGCACCACGTCGGCGCGCTTGGCGGACTCGGTGAGGAACATGTCCTGCACCACGACGAACGCACCGGGCGCGATGGCCGCGGGGCCTACCGGATCGCTCCCGACGATCCACAAACCGGCGAGATCGGGTGCGGCCAGAATCCGGTCAGTCGCAAGTCCCTTGGCGGCGGCGGGTTCGTAGCCGGGACCAAGCTCAGGGTGAACGCCCATGTCCATGGCGCCGCGGGAATTCGCGTAGTCGACCAGGCAGGTGTATTTCACCGGGATGCCGAGCGATCCGCCGAACTCAATCAGCCGCTTTACGTCGCCGCCCTTGATGGCGTCGCCGAACAGGACCACCAGCCCCTTCCGCGACTTCAATGCGTCGGTGAGTTCGTGAATCCGCGGCCAGGGATCGCCGTTGCCGTAGCGGTGCGCCGCAGCCGCGATGTCGTCCTCGCGAACGGGACCCGGAGTCACCGTATAGACGGCGGCCTTGTGATGACGCCAGTTGGCGCGCGTCTGCCAGGCGAGGAAGGGATGCTGCTGCGAGAGATCGGCTCCGATGATCAGCACGGCGTCGGATTCGTAGACGTCCTGCGCCGTGGCGAGTCCGGACTCGTTGCCGCTCAAGGCGTCGAGCAGAGCGGCGACGTCGCCGGTGCGTTCATGGTCGATATTCGCGGTGCCCAGCCCCTCGCGCGCCAGCTTCTGCAGGAAGTAGTTCTCTTCGTTGGTGAGGCGGTTGGAGCCGATCACGCCGAACGTGCCGCCGGCGTTTTTGATCTCCTTGAACTTTTCGGAGACCTTCTTGACCGCCTCCGACCATGACGTTTCGACGAGCGTCCCGTTCTTGCGCACCAGCGGCGCTTGCAGCCGCTCGGGGTGGGAGATGAAGTCGAACGCGAAGCGTCCCTTGCCGCAAAGGAAGTCGCCGTTGATTCCGGACTGATCGCGGTTGTTGCCGCGCAGGATCTCGCCGTTGCGAACGCTGAGCGTGGTCTTGCAGCCGTCGGCGCAGTGGGTGCAGACGGTGCCGACGTGCTCCATCTCCCACGGCCGCGATTGATACCGGTAGGCGCCACTGGTGAGCGCGCCCACCGGGCAGATATCGATACAGGCGCCGCATTCGTCGCAGCTCAGGTGATCGCCGAAGTTGGGGACGATCTCCGAGTAGGCGCCGCGGTTGGTGACGCCGAGCGCGTGGACGCCCAATCCTTCGCCGCAAACACGGACGCAGCGGTAACACAGGATGCAGCGCGGGGCGTCGTAGAAGACGACCGGGGACCACTGCTTCTCGTCGACGTGGTGCTTGATTTCGGTATACCGGCTTTCGCCCGCGCCGTATCGGAACACCATGTCCTGCAGTTCACACTCGCCGCCCTTGTCGCACACGGGACAATCGAGCGGGTGGTTTGTGAGCAGGAACTCGAGCATCTGCTTGCGGGCGCCGGCCACCTGGGGAGTGTCGGTGCGCACCACCATGCCTTCGGCCACGGTGAGCGTGCAACTCGCCTGGAGCTTGGGCATCTTTTCGACTTCCACCAGGCACATGCGGCAGGCCGCCTGCAGCGACAAGCCTTCGTAATAGCAGAACGAGGGAATGTTGATCCCGGC encodes the following:
- a CDS encoding complex I subunit 1 family protein — translated: MNFYLLSLIKTGLVAFVFLTALAYIQLVERKVIAHVQVRVGPNRVGPFGFWQPLVDTVKLITKEDMMPSHVNKFFYLLAPVLSVATALVGIAVIPFGPEIEVFGVRTRMELTDLNISVLVLLAASGLGVYGIALAGWSSNNKYALLGGLRASAQMISYELPLALAIAAPLLIYNTLSLRTAVEAQQGYYFGFLAKWGIFQMGGLPFIAFILFMICAFAETNRIPFDLPEAENELVAGFHTEYSSMKFAAFFMAEYANMVNICALATHLFLGGWLPPFPAEFGSNFIPFLAFAFLGAMAIFHGVGPGRARDRLWLKLGGAVLVLVGLVHLVPPLQPILVPLFWFISKTGFLLFFYIWVRATLPRFRYDQLMHFAWGWMFPVSIVNLFAIGLLVAMFS
- the nuoG gene encoding NADH-quinone oxidoreductase subunit NuoG; this encodes MADPVTFTIDGHSLQAPPGTLVIDAAKRAGINIPSFCYYEGLSLQAACRMCLVEVEKMPKLQASCTLTVAEGMVVRTDTPQVAGARKQMLEFLLTNHPLDCPVCDKGGECELQDMVFRYGAGESRYTEIKHHVDEKQWSPVVFYDAPRCILCYRCVRVCGEGLGVHALGVTNRGAYSEIVPNFGDHLSCDECGACIDICPVGALTSGAYRYQSRPWEMEHVGTVCTHCADGCKTTLSVRNGEILRGNNRDQSGINGDFLCGKGRFAFDFISHPERLQAPLVRKNGTLVETSWSEAVKKVSEKFKEIKNAGGTFGVIGSNRLTNEENYFLQKLAREGLGTANIDHERTGDVAALLDALSGNESGLATAQDVYESDAVLIIGADLSQQHPFLAWQTRANWRHHKAAVYTVTPGPVREDDIAAAAHRYGNGDPWPRIHELTDALKSRKGLVVLFGDAIKGGDVKRLIEFGGSLGIPVKYTCLVDYANSRGAMDMGVHPELGPGYEPAAAKGLATDRILAAPDLAGLWIVGSDPVGPAAIAPGAFVVVQDMFLTESAKRADVVLPGASLYEKHGTVTNGTGEIQRLHKAAAVMGAKPDLDIFALVARAMGLSMGQANPEKIFEEIRAKVRGYNVPLPVIATGGAAATAPVNGRVEVEQRPELIRSFGETLFTSGALGRYSKSLASVMEAPGALYQSK